GGCCGTGAGTCCCTCGTACCCCTGCCGGATGATTTCGTGTCCCGCAGCGAAGGGTATCAGGTGGGTGAACCCGCCGAGATAGATGGTCTGGCCGTCCTCGACGGCGGCGTCGATTGCCCCCGCCATGTCCAGTTGTTTCGACATCTCACACGCCCCGCGGAGCTTCGATTGTATCTCTGTTGACAGCCATGACACAGAGTACCGAGGACACCAACATAAAGTCACAGATGCCGGCGGGGGCCTCTCATGTTCGTGAGCCGACTGTCACAGCGCGGTCGCGACCGCCGGTGTCGCACAACACAGCCCGGCCCCGGGAAACAGTGAAGTCCCCGGCAGTGCAGCGTGTTCCAATGGACTCCTGGACCGTCTCGGGCGGTGACAACACCGATATTCGCGTGGATGCGACGGGACCGGCAGACGCTCGCCGGGTCGTCTTCCTGCACGGCTACTCACAGAGCCGCTTGTCGTGGCGCGAGCAGTTCGACTCCCGGCTGGCCGAGTCGTATCGTCTGGTCGCCCCGGACCTTCGGGGTCACGGGCGCTCGGGAAAACCCGAGGACGCCTACGACGAGTCGGCGCTGTGGGCGGCCGACCTAGCGGCCGTGTTCGACAGCGCCGGCGCCGACGCGCCGGTGGTGGTCGCGTGGTCCTACGGCGGGTTGGCCCTGCTCGATTACCTCGCCGAGCGTGGGACCGACAGGGTTGCCGGCATCAATCTCGTCGGGGCGGTGTCGGCGATCGGAACCGAGTCGGCGACCGAGCGGCTGGGGAGCGAGTACATCGCGCTCATGGACGGACTGACAGACACCGACGCCGAACGGAGCATCGAAGCAATCGAGGGACTCGTCCGAGTGTGTCAGGCGGAGCCGCCCTCGGAGCGGGAACTCGCGTTGATGGCCGGCTACAACGCGCTCTGTCCACCACGCGTCCGCGACGCGCTCCGGTCACGGACGGTCGACCACGAGGCGCTTGCGACCAGCGTCGACCTCCCCGTGCTCGTCACCCACGGCGCGGACGACCGAGTGGTCGACCCGGCGACCGGTGAGCTACACGCGGAGAACCCCCGCGCGCAACACAGCGTCTACCGCGGCGTCGGACACTCGCCGTTTCTCGAACGGCCGGAGCGGTTCACTCGTGAGCTGCTCGCGTTTCTCGACGACCTGTAGCTACCACGCGTCGCGGAGCACGCCCTCGACGGCGTCGGCGTCGACCGCCACGCCCTCCGGCCGGGCGTCCATCAGGCCGTCCTCGACGATTTCCACGGCGATGCTCGGAAGCGACGCCTCGCGCAGTTCGTCGATGTCGCGCAGCCGGCTCGGGAGCCCGAGGTCGTCACGGACCGACTCGACGCCTGCGACGGCCGCCTCAGCGAGTTCGCCGTCGTCCGTGGCCTCGGTTCGTGCGCCGAACGCTCGCGCCAGCGCGGTCCGACTCCCGTCGACCTGCTCGAAGACGAATCGGAGGACGTGGGGCGCGACGACCGCGTGGATGGTCCCCTGGTGAACGTCGTAGTCGTGGGAGAAGCCGTGGCCGAACGCGTGGATGATCGAGGCCTTGTACCGGCCGGGAGTGGAGATGCCGTACTGTGCGAGCACGACGCCGTCGCCGACGTGTTCGACGCCCTCGACCACTGGGACGACGTGCTCGCCGACCAGCGGTATCTCGCCGATGACCGACTCACGCTCGCCGACGTGCGCATGTTCCCGACGCTGATTCGGTTCGACGAGTGTTACCACACGGCGTTCAAGTGCAACAGGCAGTATCTCCACCAGTACGACAACCTGTGGCCGTATCTGCGCGACCTCTACCAGACGCCGGGCGTCGCCGAGACCGTCCGCATGGAGCATATCAAAGACGACGGCTACTACCAGGGGGAGCTCACGCCGATTGGCCCACAGCTCGATTACGAGGCCGCACACGACCGAGACCGGCTTCCGACGGCAGCCGACGTGTCGTCGCAGTCGCCGTAGCGCGCCGGGCGGCTAAATCGCGGCTCCGATGAGGAAGACGATCGCCGCGAGAACGAGCGCGCCGATGGCGACGTACGGGAGCGGAATCCCGGCCACGCTAGCGGAGGTCTCCGCCTCATCGTCCGGCGACTCAGCCATTCAGACTCGCGCCTCGGTCGGGACGGCGCGGTCGGCTGCGGGAAACGACGACGCGCGTGGGAGCGGTGGGACGAGCACAGTCGTAGTACGGACGCTCGGAACGTATCTCTTCTGGACGACGGGAGACGCACACCGACGGCGTCCCCAGCAACGCTTTTGATGAAATCGCTGTTGTATACCCACGAGCGACACGGACATGAGCAAGCAACGAACTGGACGGGAGCGCTCGTGGTAGCGGTGCCACGCGTGAGCGTCGATGTCGGTGGCACCTTCACCGATGTCGCGCTGCTGACGGAGGCGGGGCTCGCGACCGCGAAGGTCCCGTCGACGGAAGCACAGAGCGAGGGCGTCGTAGCTGGCATCGAGAAGGCGTGCGAGCGGGCGAACATCGCCCCGAGCGATATCGAGGCGTTCACCCACGCGATGACCGTCTCGGTGAACGCGCTGTTGGAGCGAACGGGGGCCGAAACGGCCCTCGTGACGACGGCCGGGTTTCGTGACGTGCTCGAAATCGGCCGCCAGACGCGGCCGTCGCTGTACGACCTCGACGCCGAGAAGACGCCGCCGCTCGTCCCGCGCAGGAACCGGTTCGAAATCGCCGAACGGACGACCGTCGACGGCATCGAGGAGCCGGTCGACACGGCGGACGTACACGCGCTCGCCGACGAACTCGAGGACGCGGAGAGCGTGGCGATCTCGCTGCTTCACGCCTACAGGGACGGTGCCAACGAATCCACGGTCGCCGAGATACTCAGAGAGAGGCTGGACGTTCCGGTTTCGGTCTCACACGAGGTGTTGTCCGCCTTCCGCGAGTACGAGCGCACGTCGACGACGGTAGCCGACGCGTACGTCCGGCCGGCGATCGATTCGTATCTGGGCGAACTCACCAGCCGAGCCGAGCGGCTCGGGATTCCGTCACCTCGGGTGATGCAGTCGAACGGCGGGATTGCCGACGCCGAGACCGTGCGAGACCACGCGGTCACCACCGTGCTGTCGGGACCGGCGGCGGGCGTCGTCGGGGCGGCGACGAGCGCCGAGCGGTCGGTCGACCCGACCGAATTCGAGGGGTTCGTCACGTTCGACATGGGTGGTACCTCCAGCGACGTGAGTCTCGTCCGAGATGGGGAAATCGCCCGCACGACGGACGGTGAAGTCGGCGGCCACCCGATTGCGACACCGATGGTCGACGTGACGACGGTCGGGTCCGGCGGCGGCTCGATTGCGTGGGTCGATGCCGGCGGTGCACTCCGCGTCGGACCGGAGTCGGCCGGCGCAACCCCCGGCCCGGCCTGCTACGGGCGCGGTGGCACCGAGCCGACGGTGACCGACGCAAACCTCCTGTTGGGGTATCTCGGCGAGGACGCGACCCTCGGCGGCGAGGTGTCACTCGACGCGGACGCTGCACGCGAGGCGTTGGCATCGCTGGCCGACGAGGCGGGGCTGGATTCCGCCCGCGAGGCAGCGGCCGGCGTGTACCGAGTCGCGAACGCGAAGATGACGCGTGCGATTCGCTCCGTGACGGTGGAACGCGGCTACGACCCTCGGGAGTTCGGTCTCGTGGCCTTCGGTGGGGCCGGCCCGATGCACGCGACCGCACTCGCCGAACGCCTCGACATCGACTGCGTCGTCGTGCCGCTCGCAGGCGGTGTCCTATCCGCGTACGGGCTGCTCGGCGCAGACGAACAACACGACGCCGTACGGACCCATCGGACCGGACTCGCCGAAACGGAGCCCGGTGAGCTGGAAGCGGTGTACGATGACCTCACCGAAGACGCCCGCGGTCAGAGCACGCTCGGCTCCGAGCAGCACGTCGAGCGGACGGCTGACCTCCGGTACGCCGGACAGAGCTTCGAACTGGAGGTCGGGGTGGACGACCCGCTCTCAATCGAGGCGATGCGGGACCGGTTCCACACGGCCCACGAGCGCGCATACGGGTACCAGATGGACGAGCAGGTCGAACTCGTCACGCTCCGCGTCGCTGCGAGCGTCGAAAACGACGTTCCTCCGACTAGCTACACGGGTGGCGATGACACGCCGGTACGGAACCGATACGGCGTGTTCGACGGGAGCCGCCGGACGATACCGGTGTACGTCCGGGAGAGCCTCGCTCCGGACGAGAGAATCGACGGACCAGCGGTCGTCGAGGACGACGAGAGCACCGTCGTCGTCCGCCCGAGCTGGACCGGTACCGTCCGCCCGGACGGAACGCTGGTGTTGAATCGGGGTGAGCAGGCGTGAGTCTCGACGCGGTCTCGCTCGAAGTGCTCCGCCACCAGCTGTCGGGCATCGCCGAGGAGATGGGCCACGTCCTGATTCACGGCGCGTACTCTCCGAACATCAAGGAGCGACAGGACTGCTCGACTGCCCTCTTCGATGCTGAGGGACGGATGGTCGCACAGGCGGAGCATATCCCCGTCCATCTCGGAGCGATGCCGGAGGCCGTCGAGACCGTGATGGCTCGCGACCCCCAGCCCGGCGATGCATACGTGCTCAACGACCCGTTCGACGGCGGGACACACCTCCCGGACGTGACGATTGTTGCGCCCCTCGTCGTCGAGGGAGAGATCCTCGGATACGGGGTCACGCGCGCCCACCACGGCGATATCGGAGGAATGACTCCCGGCAGTATGCCCGCCGGTGCGACGGAAATCTATCAGGAGGGGCTTCGGCTGCCCGCAGTCAGGCTCGTGGAGAACGGCACCCTCGACGAGGACGTGGTGTCGCTCGTCCTCGCGAACGTTCGCAACCCCGACGAGCGGCGGGCCGACCTGCGGGCACAGTTGGCGGCCAACGACCGCGCGAACGAGCGGATCGCCGAGTTGGTCGAGAGCCACGGTCGCGAGCGAATTCTCGATGCGTTCGACGCGGTCATCGACTACTCCCGCGAGCGCACCGAGAACGAAATCGCGACGATTCCCGACGGGACCTACGAGGCGCGCGACGTGCTCGAAGGGGACGGCGTCACCGACGAGCCGATTCCGATCGCGGTGACCGTCACGGTCGACGGGGAGACGGTCGCGGTTGATTTCGACGGGACCGCCGACCAGGTGGACGGCAACATGAACGCGCCGTTGTCAGTCGCGAAGAGCGCAGTCTACTTCGTCGTTCGTGCGGTGACCGACCCGGACATCCCACCCACGGACGGCTGTTACCAGCCGGTCACGGTGCGTGCGCCGGCAGGGTCGTTGCTCAACCCGACACAGCCAGCCGCTGTCGTCGGTGGAAACGTCGAGACGAGCCAGCGTGTCACGGATGTCGTGCTGGCCGCCTTCGCCGAGGCGCTCCCCGAGGAGATACCGGCACAGGGGCAGGGAACGATGAACAACCTCATCATCGGTGGTCGCACCGAGACCGACTTCACGTACTACGAGACGATTGCTGGTGGCTTCGGCGGGCGACCGGCCCGCGACGGCATGGACGGCGTGCAAGTCGGCATGACGAATACGCTCAACACACCGATTGAGGCGCTTGAAGCGGAGTATCCGCTGCGCGTCGAATCCTACACGCTTCGTCCAAACAGTGGTGGCGATGGCCGCTACCGTGGTGGGCTCGGACTCGTCCGGTCGGTGACCGTCGAAGCGGATGCGACCGTCTCGCTACTCACCGAGCGCCGGCAGGTCTCCCCGGCAGGGACGCGCGGCGGCAACGACGGGACGACGGGCGAGAATTACATCGACGGCCAGAGAGTGCCCGCAAAGACGACCGAGACGGTTTCGGCGGGAACGACGGTGACGGTGAAGACGCCCGGCGGGGGCGGCTACGGCGACCCTGACGAGCGAGCAGCCGAAGCCCGAGCGAACGACCGCCGGGACGAGAAGACGGGAGCCGATGCCGACGACACCTGAACTCGAAGAGCCGAGGCGAACCGCCGGAGAATCGACCGAGAGACGGCAAAACGGCCGTGGTGCATCAACGGTTAAGCTGGATGCTACCGATACACACACCGTATGTCTCAACAGGTTCAGGAGGAGTTAGACGTCGACGTGTTCACGCTGGGACTGGTCGGTCCCGAGCAGGAGTGGGCTGGCACGGTCGCCGACGGAGGCACGGTCCGCACCCACACGCCGCCGGCCTGCTGGGGGCCGATGATTACGCCGGAGTTCCGCGGCGGCCACGAGGTGACCCGGCCGATTCGCGTCGAGAACGCCGAGCCCGGCGACGCGCTCGTGGTCGAAATCAACGACGTGGAGGTGACGAGTCTCGCGACCTCGACGGGGAGCATGGCCGAACGCGAGGGTGCCTTCGGCGACGACCCGTTCGTCGACCACGTCTGTCCGGAGTGTGGCACCGAGTGGCCCGACAGCATCGTCGAGGGGACGGGCGAGGAGTCGATTCGGTGCGCGGAGTGTGGCGCGAACGCCTCCTCGTTCGGCTTCGAGTACGGCTACACGGTGGCGTTCGACGACGACCACACGGTCGGCGTGACGGTCGGGCGCGACGGCGCGGATATGCTCGCCGACGACGCCCACGAGGCGATGCAGCTCCCGGACAACTCGCGTCAACATCCGATTTTGCTCTACGGTCCCGACGAGATGCCGGGGGCACTCGGTCGGCTGCGGCCGTTCATCGGCAACATCGGCACGACGCCGGGCGAGGAGTATCCCGACTCGCACAACGCCGGCGACTTCGGCCAGTTCCTCATCGGTGCCGAACACGACTGGGGCGTCGAGGACGAGGCGGCCCTGGAGTCGCGAACGGACGGCCACATGGACTCGAACGACGTGCGCGCCGGGGCGACGCTCATCTGTCCGGTGCGCATCGAGGGCGGCGGGCTGTACGTCGGTGACCTCCACGCCAATCAGGGCGACGGCGAACTCTCTCTGCACACGACGGACGTGAGCGGGAAGACGGAACTGGAGGTCTCCGTCGTCAAGGACGTGAATCTCGACGGTCCGCTGCTGTTGCCGAACGAGGAGGACCTCCCGCACATCGCGAAGCCGTACACCGACGCCGAGCGCGAGGCCGGAGCGGCTGTCGCCGACGAGTACGACGTCGACGAGCTTGCCGACGCCGCACCGGTCCAGTTCATCGGCTCCGGCGCGACGATTAACGAAGCCACCGAGAACGCCTTCGACCGGGCCGGGAACCTCCTCGGGATGACCGAAGGCGAGGTGCGCGGCCGCTGTACGTTCACCGGCGGCGTCGAGGTTGCACGCCTGCCGGGAGTCGTCCAGCTATCCATGCTCGTCCCGATGGACCTGCTCGAGGAGACGGGGCTGGCCGAGACTGTCCGGGCGACGTACGACCTGTAACGTTCGGCGCGGGACTCGGAGGCGTCGTCACCCGCCCTGCATCGCGGGAAACAGCTTCACGTCTGCGTCTGGCGGACAGTCAGTGTCCATCGTCGCTTTCTCGCCGTCGACGACGACGCGCACGCTCGGTCGAAGCTCCCCGTCGCAGTCGACCAGATGCGAATCGAGCTTCGGGTACGACTCGCGGAGCGCAGCGACGACCCCGCCGACCGTCTGGTCTGCCGGCGAGAGCGCGACCGTCTTGCTCCCGGTCACGGACCGCAGCTGTCCGTACACCTGAATCTTCATAGGCCGAGTATCGGGGAGTAGCGACAAGAGTTGTGTGGCGCGGGAAACGGTACAGTTCGACCGCCTCGGAGACGCGTTACGCCTTCGCGGGCGAGGAGGACCGCACTCCAGTCACCTCGAACCGTGCACCGCCGGTCTCGCTGTCCGTGACACGGACCTGCCAGCCGTGGGCGTGGGCGATGGACCTGACGATGCTCAGTCCGAGTCCGGTGCCCTGCTCTCGGGTCGAGTACTCCCACCCGAAGACGTCGTCGCGTGCGTCCGGCGGAACACCGGGACCGTCGTCCTCGATGAAGAAGCCGTCCGGGAGCGATCCGACGCGAACCTGCACGTCGTCGCCCCCGTGTTCGACGGCGTTTCGCAACAGGTTCTCCAAGAGCTGCTTCACGCGTGACCTGTCACCGAAGAACGCCTCGTCGACGTCACCGCCGGTGGTCAGTGTGGCATCGTCCGTCGCGACCACCTCCCAGCACTCGTCGGCCAGCGAGTCGAGGGTGATCGGCTCCGTCTCCTCGATTTCCATCTCCGCTCTGGTCAACGAGAGGAGGTCCTCGATGAGTTGTTGCATGCGGTTGAGGGCGCGTTCGACGGCGTCGAAGTGTTCGGCGTCGCCCGTCTCGCGGGCCATCTCGAGCCGGCCCTCGAAGACGCTCAACGGATTGCGGAGGTCGTGGCTGACGATCGAGGCGAACCGGTCGAGCCGTCGGTTCTGCTCGGTGAGCTGTTCGGTCGTCTGTTCTCGCTGGAGTTCGTAGCTCGCCCAGTGGGCAAGCAGGTCGACGATGGTGACCTCCCAGTCGCCGAACTGCTGTTCGCGCGGCTCGGTGTCGTAGAAACAGAACGTCCCGTACACCTTGCCGTCGACGATTACGGGGGCACCGAGATAACACGATACGCCCCACTCTGCGTAGCCCGCGCGCTCGGTCTCCTCGGGCGTATCTCGTTGCACGTTGCCGGCGACCAACGTCTCGGTCTCGCTGGCGACGCGTTCACAGTTCGTCGCCTCGACCGGAACCACGTCGCCTGCTTCGATATCATCGTTGTCGGTGTCGACGACTTCGAAGATGTACTCGTCGCCGTCGATGTGCGACAGCGAGCCGTACTCCGTGCCGAGTTCGTCCCGGCCGAGCGCGAGCAGCGCCTGAATCTTCTCGGTGAACGACGTGTCGCGGTTGGCGGTGAGAGTGTGCATCTCACGCAGGACGCGTTCTCGGTGTTCGAGCGTCTGCTCGCGCGGTCGTTGCTCGGTGATGTCGCGGAAATAGATGGACAACCCCTGTTCGGACGGGTAGGTGCGAATCGAGAGCCACGCATCCAGCGGCTCGTAGTACTCCTCGAACGTGACCGGCGTCTGTTTCTTCAGCGCCTGATGGTGCTTGTTGTAGAACGTCGTCCCGACGGCCTCGGGAACTTCCTTCCAGAGGTGGCGGCCTTCGAACACCGCGGTCTCCGGATTGTATCCCATCGCGCGGCCGAGAATTTCCCGTCCCGCGTCGTTCGTGTACGTAATCTTCCACTCTCGGTCGACGGCGAAGAAGCCGTCGGTCATCCGGTCGAGGATGTCCGAGCGGTCCTGCTCGGCCGCCTTTCGCTTCTCGATGCTGTGGCTATCGACGACGTAGCCACCGAGTTCGGACACCGGCTCGGCCGTGCCGCGCGATTCGACCCAGTGCCACGACCCGTCGCTCTCCCGAAATCGGTACTCGACCGCTTCGACGTCGCCATCGACCGCACCGGTCGTCAGTCGCTTGAACGAATCGAGGACGCGCTCTCGGTCCTCGGGGTGGACGTGCAGAAAGACGTTTTCGCCGACGAGGTCGGCATCGGCGTAGCCGAGAAGGCCGAGTCCGGGACTCTGGTACCGAACGTCTCCGGTTTCGTCGATGACCGTCAACATCCCCGTCGACTGCGAGAGAAGAGCTTCATACGCAGACGTGGACAACTCCATGCTAGAGGGAGCCGGCCGGTGGATATAAGCATTCTTGCGGTGGGTTAATCGCCGTTTTCGGAGCCATGGGGCCGGCTTTCGCGTGAATCGGAGTTGCGACACCGCTCGCGGTCTCTGCCCCGCCTCGGCAGGACCGGCAACCGCCGGTCCCGGCGTAGCGACCACGAATGATTTGTCGCTCCGAGATATACCCGGACGTATGGACTGTCCCCGGTGTGGTGGCGACGTAACCGTCTTCGAGCTCGACGAGGCGGTTTCGCAGGTGTGCGAGGAGTGCTCGCACGTGGGGGTGCTGGCCGACCACCGGCGAGAGGACGCTCCAATCGAGTCGTGGGATGACGCGTTAACCCGGTTCCAGGCGGTGTTCCCGGAGGCTATCCCGGACGGTATCGCCCGCGTCGACGATGACACCGCACCGCCGGACGCACCGACGGACGACGATTCGTCTGCCGGCGGCGAGTTCCAGTTCCGCGGCACTCTCGAGTCGACGACGGTTACTGAATCGGAGCCGGGTATCGACGTTTCGGCCGGCGACTCGCGGCGGGACACACTCCAACGCGGCGACGCAACCGTCGTCGCAGTCTCTGACCCTGACGCGAGCGATGCGGACGGGGACCCTGCGGCCAACGCCGGCGACGGTGCCGGTGACACAGACTCCGCGGCCGCTGCTACCGAAGAAGCCTCGAACGGCTCTGCCGGGTCGGCTGCGGGTGATACGGAGAGCGGCGACGGGGACGCGGCAACCGACCCGGACGAGACGGCGTGACAACCCCGTGTGAGTGCCGACTGTTTTGTACCGTCCCGAGAAGAGGGAGATATGCCGACCGTTGAAATCACGGACGACCAACAGGAGCGGTTCGCTGCGATTCGAGACCAACTGACGGCGGCACACGCCGGCGAGTACACCTCGGTCCAACCGACCGACGTGATGGCGTACCTGCTCGACGTGGCCGAAGCGGCCGACGACCCGACGGCTGCGACGGGAGACGCGCCGAGTGCGGCTGCCGACACGGCGGCGACAGCCGACGATGCGGCGACGGACGAGACGGAGCCGTCCGACGGCGGGTCGGAGAGCGACCAGGAATCCAGTGGTCCGGCCGGCGGTGTCGGAGCGGGCCCCGGGATGTTGAATCTGCTCGAAGACCACGAGGAGAAGTGGCACGAGGCCGAGGGCGATGCACGCTACGAGGTCGAGTTGCCCGACGATACCACCGAGACGGCCCGGACGCGTGACGACGTGAAGGCGATTCTGTTCAAACACTACCGATGACGCTACTCGACCGCGTGCGACGGTGGCTGTTCGGTGGAGACGACGCCGAGTCGTCGGAGACCGAGTCGGAGTCGGCGTCGGCAAACGCCGGCGAGCAGCGGCTCGACCCCGATAACGTCACGCAGACCCGAACCACGAGCGACGACGACGCCGTCTCGCAGTTGCAGGATGTCAAACGTGAGGAGACGGACGAGGAGCGTTCCGACGGCTGAGGGGTTCGAGCCAAACTATCATATTCACCGGGTGAGTACCGTCGCTCGATGACCGAGGACGACACCACCGACACGCCCCCGGAGAATGCGCTGCTCGGGCTCTACGAGCGATACATCGGTGAGCCGGAAACAGAGTCAGAGGTGTATCTCGGCTTCGGTCTCTTCTTCGCGGGCGTCGCGTGTGCCGCGATCGGACTCGTGTTGTTCGTCGCCGGAGCCAGCCTCTACGGTCTCCGGACCGCCGGCTACTTCGCGCTGGCACAGCCGGGGTATCTCCTCGGAATGCTCTCGGTCCCCCTCGCGCTGCTTTCGGTCGTGGTGCTGTTGCCAACCGAACGCCGGGCACAGGTCGCCGGACTCGTCGGCATCGCCATCACCGTCGTCGCGAGCATCGCCTTCCTGCTCTCGTACCCCGAACGGTGGTTCGAGTTCGGGACACAGAACACGCTTCTGGTGGTCGGGACCTACGCAGTCGGCCTCGCGCTCTTGGCCGCCGTCACCGGAAGCGCGCTCGTCGCCCACCAGCTGGAGCGGGCACAGACGACCGCGACCGTCCCTGACGAGACCGCGACCGAAGAGCCGGAAGAACACATCAGCGACGAGGAGGTGCAGGCCGACATCGACGCGGCCATGTCCGACGTCGAACTCTCCTGGGGCGGTGTCGAGAAAGATAACAACCGGGACCTCTCGTTTCGCGAAGACTACGCCGACGACGCGGGCGGGAGCCTGAACGCCGAGGCCGAAACGACGGTCAACCCCGGGGGCGTCGACGCGCAGGTCGAGGGGCTTCGACAGCTCAAGGGCGGCGACCGTGACGTACAGACATCGGAGTCGACGGTCGACGACCAGACCGCGGCGCTGAACGAGCTCAGAGAGCAGAAGCGCGACGACGAGGTCGACCCCGTGGCCGACGACTCCGAAGGTGTCGTCGCGCGGCTGCGCTCGTGGCTGTCGAACTGAGTCGTCGCGCTACAGTGAGCTGTATTGACGTACAGACCGCGGGAGAGATGGCAGCAATTACGCTGAACGAAAACGGCGAATAGATTTATGAGATAGGGCCGCCGGGGTATCTGTATGGCAATTGGTCTCGACGTGGGCACGATGAATATCCTGTCGGCGAGTCAAGAGGGAACCGACACGGTGTTCGTCCAGCAGCGAAACTCATTCGTGGAAATCGAGTACTCCGACATGGCCGAGCAGATGCTCTCCCGGAGTGACGTGCTCCACATCCGCAAGGACGACAAGGTGTACGTCGTCGGTGACGACGCGTTGAACTTCGCGAACATCTTCAACAAGGAGACGCGCCGTCCGATGCAACACGGCATCCTCTCCAGCGACGAGCAGTCGGCCATCCCGATGATGAAGCTCATCATCGAGCAGGTGGTCGGCGAGCCGGACCGCCCCGGCGAGCGGCTGTACTTCTCCTCGCCCGCGGACCCCATCGACAGCGACCTCTCGACGCTGTACCACCAGAAGACCATCGAGTCGTTCCTGAACGACATGGGGTACGACGCCGAGCCGATCAACGAGGGGATGGCCGTCATCTACTCCGAGCTGGCAGACCACTCGTTCACCGGGCTGGGCATCTCCTTCGGTGCCGGGATGACGAACGTCTGTCTCTCCTACTACGCGGTGCCGGTGATGAAGTTCTCCGTCGCCCGCGGTGGCGACTGGGTCGACGAACAGGCCGCTCAGGCGACCGGCACGCCGGTCGATAAGGTCACCTCAATCAAGGAGGAGGACTTCGCGCTGGACTTCCAGACCGACGTCGGCGGCGTCGAGGGCGCGCTGTCCATCTACTACGAGAACCTGCTCGAGTACGTCATCGAGAACATCGTCGCGGAGGTCGACGAGGAGGACATCGAGGAGGGTCTCGACGTCCCGGTCGTCGTCACCGGTGGGACCGCCAGCCCGGACGGGTTCAAAGAGCTGTTCCAGGACCACCTCGAAGGCTCCAACATCCCGTTCAGCATCAGCGAGGTGATGCACGTGGACGAACCGCTCTACAGCGTTGCTCGTGGCGGGCTCGTGGCCGCTCGCTCGGACGAACAGGACGACAGCGCCGGCCAACAGCAAGCCGAGGCCGGCGAGGACTGAGTCGCTGTCCGGTCGACCGGACCGGGTCGCTCAGTCGTCGCGGAGCTGGCCCCCGCAGTGTGGGCAGTACGCGTCTCCCGGAGCGTCCGTCATATCGGCTCCGCAGTGAGGACAGAAGCTCACGCTGTCGGCACCGGCGCTCGATGACGCTGCAGTGGGCTCTCGGTTGGCCGTCGCAGTCGACTGACCGGCCGGCTCGGCTCTGTCGAAGACGTTGGTGTTCGACGCGCCGGCGTCCGCTCGGTCGGGCGTGTCGGAGACACGCTTGTCGACCGTCTTCGATGCCGTCGTTCGGCCGTCGTGGTGGCCGAGCGTGCCCAAGAGCACTCGCGACCCACGGCTGTCGACATCGGGGGACTCTGCAGCGATAGCGTACACCGTGGCATCCTGCCCGCCTACGTAGACGGTTCCGTCTTTGACCGTCGGCGAAGACTGGACCGGGTCGTCCGTT
This portion of the Halosegnis longus genome encodes:
- a CDS encoding ubiquitin-like small modifier protein 1, translating into MKIQVYGQLRSVTGSKTVALSPADQTVGGVVAALRESYPKLDSHLVDCDGELRPSVRVVVDGEKATMDTDCPPDADVKLFPAMQGG
- a CDS encoding ATP-binding protein encodes the protein MELSTSAYEALLSQSTGMLTVIDETGDVRYQSPGLGLLGYADADLVGENVFLHVHPEDRERVLDSFKRLTTGAVDGDVEAVEYRFRESDGSWHWVESRGTAEPVSELGGYVVDSHSIEKRKAAEQDRSDILDRMTDGFFAVDREWKITYTNDAGREILGRAMGYNPETAVFEGRHLWKEVPEAVGTTFYNKHHQALKKQTPVTFEEYYEPLDAWLSIRTYPSEQGLSIYFRDITEQRPREQTLEHRERVLREMHTLTANRDTSFTEKIQALLALGRDELGTEYGSLSHIDGDEYIFEVVDTDNDDIEAGDVVPVEATNCERVASETETLVAGNVQRDTPEETERAGYAEWGVSCYLGAPVIVDGKVYGTFCFYDTEPREQQFGDWEVTIVDLLAHWASYELQREQTTEQLTEQNRRLDRFASIVSHDLRNPLSVFEGRLEMARETGDAEHFDAVERALNRMQQLIEDLLSLTRAEMEIEETEPITLDSLADECWEVVATDDATLTTGGDVDEAFFGDRSRVKQLLENLLRNAVEHGGDDVQVRVGSLPDGFFIEDDGPGVPPDARDDVFGWEYSTREQGTGLGLSIVRSIAHAHGWQVRVTDSETGGARFEVTGVRSSSPAKA
- a CDS encoding DUF7139 domain-containing protein, with product MTEDDTTDTPPENALLGLYERYIGEPETESEVYLGFGLFFAGVACAAIGLVLFVAGASLYGLRTAGYFALAQPGYLLGMLSVPLALLSVVVLLPTERRAQVAGLVGIAITVVASIAFLLSYPERWFEFGTQNTLLVVGTYAVGLALLAAVTGSALVAHQLERAQTTATVPDETATEEPEEHISDEEVQADIDAAMSDVELSWGGVEKDNNRDLSFREDYADDAGGSLNAEAETTVNPGGVDAQVEGLRQLKGGDRDVQTSESTVDDQTAALNELREQKRDDEVDPVADDSEGVVARLRSWLSN